In one window of Cystobacter fuscus DSM 2262 DNA:
- a CDS encoding ImuA family protein, with protein MSATAGNLAVTVEALREQIRRLQAAPRKYLAALRTGVEPFDALLPGGGLPLGQVVELWGERASGRTSLALRAVASAHREGRLCAYVDGPGELYPPAAVAAGVDPSRLLIVRPRTVEHLAWSAVQLVRSGAFACVVLDLTRAPPGTARGEDGVRLSPAEGKRLMDAAGRGGSLLLLLTASEAPADGMLRLRTESRGDRGLSVEVVRSRQGGLGTSTLLPWRALYPELTEGECPWGAQLPPAEAVTVPELVREPSPEREGHRGILGQRPGRDVPMPSLRPMLASEPGLH; from the coding sequence ATGAGTGCGACGGCCGGGAATCTGGCGGTGACGGTGGAGGCGTTGAGGGAGCAGATCCGCCGGTTGCAGGCGGCGCCGAGGAAGTACCTCGCGGCGCTGCGCACGGGGGTGGAGCCCTTCGACGCGCTGTTGCCCGGCGGCGGGCTGCCGCTGGGGCAGGTGGTGGAGTTGTGGGGCGAGCGGGCCTCGGGGCGCACGAGTCTGGCGCTGCGGGCGGTGGCCTCGGCGCATCGGGAAGGCCGGCTGTGCGCGTACGTGGATGGACCGGGAGAGCTCTACCCGCCCGCGGCGGTGGCGGCGGGGGTGGATCCGTCCCGGCTGCTCATCGTGCGGCCCCGGACGGTGGAACACCTCGCGTGGTCGGCGGTGCAGCTGGTGCGCAGCGGCGCGTTCGCGTGCGTGGTGCTGGATTTGACGCGGGCCCCTCCGGGGACGGCGCGGGGCGAGGATGGGGTGCGGCTGTCCCCGGCGGAGGGCAAGCGGCTGATGGACGCGGCGGGACGGGGCGGAAGCCTGCTGTTGCTGCTGACGGCGTCGGAGGCCCCCGCGGACGGGATGTTGCGGCTGCGCACCGAGTCGCGCGGGGACCGGGGCCTGTCGGTGGAGGTGGTGCGCAGCCGGCAGGGAGGGCTGGGCACGAGCACGCTCCTGCCCTGGCGGGCGCTCTACCCGGAGCTGACCGAGGGCGAGTGCCCCTGGGGAGCCCAGCTGCCGCCGGCCGAGGCGGTGACGGTGCCGGAACTCGTGCGCGAGCCGAGCCCCGAGCGCGAGGGGCACCGGGGCATCCTGGGACAACGTCCGGGTCGGGACGTGCCCATGCCGTCGCTGCGTCCGATGCTGGCCTCGGAGCCGGGGCTGCACTGA
- the lon gene encoding endopeptidase La encodes MSDEKKKGPSSAAAMPAAMAPPGMINKEDIPQVLPILPLRNSVFFPGGVLPLAVGRQKTIALIKDAVRDDQVIGVVTQRRAEEEDPGASDLYTMGTVARIVKLLKMGEDNYSLVVQGLARFRVLDLVQEAPYLKARVDAVEDRTASENVEVEALGINLKKLAREVIELMPELPAAATELVESITHPGHLADLIAANVDVPIEEKQAVLETVDLKARMNLVLELLNRKREILKLSNKIDSAVKGEMSKTQREYYLRQQLKAIKEELGEMGEEEEELDELQERLKKAGLPPDVEKVANKELNRLKTIPAASSEYTVARTYLDWIADLPWAKMSEDNLDIENARQTLDKDHFGIKKVKKRILEYLAVRKLKNDMRGPILCLVGPPGVGKTSLGQSIAKAVGRKFVRLSLGGVRDEAEIRGHRRTYVGALPGRFIQSMKKAGMKNPVMMLDEIDKLGADFRGDPSAALLEVLDPEQNSTFSDHYLDVAFDLSKVMFIATANQLDPIPGPLRDRMEIIELTGYTFEEKQSIARIHLVPKQLKEHGLTPDHITITDEALLILTTAYTREAGVRNLERRIADICRAVAVEVAGGKTEKQNVDGNRVKEILGPEMFYSEVAERTEVPGVSTGLAWTAAGGDLLFIEATKMAGKGGMTLTGQLGDVMKESATAALSYLRSKAESLGINPNFLEKTDLHLHFPAGSIPKDGPSAGVTILTALTSLLTGIRVRGDTAMTGEATLRGLVLPVGGIKEKVLAAHRAGIKRVILPERCRKDLQDVPEQARNEIEFIFATRMDEVLEAALEKSPFKEGADKSLPPQPEATPEVRA; translated from the coding sequence ATGTCCGACGAAAAGAAGAAGGGCCCCTCCTCCGCCGCGGCCATGCCGGCCGCCATGGCGCCTCCGGGGATGATCAACAAGGAGGACATCCCGCAGGTCCTCCCCATCCTCCCCCTGCGCAACTCCGTGTTCTTCCCCGGGGGCGTGCTGCCCCTGGCCGTGGGCCGTCAGAAGACGATCGCCCTCATCAAGGACGCCGTTCGCGATGACCAGGTCATCGGCGTCGTCACCCAGCGCCGCGCCGAGGAGGAAGATCCTGGCGCGTCCGACCTCTACACCATGGGCACCGTGGCCCGCATCGTGAAGCTGCTCAAGATGGGCGAGGACAACTACTCGCTCGTCGTGCAGGGCCTGGCGCGCTTCCGCGTGCTGGACCTCGTGCAGGAGGCCCCCTACCTCAAGGCGCGCGTGGACGCCGTCGAGGATCGCACCGCCTCGGAGAACGTCGAGGTCGAGGCGCTCGGCATCAACCTGAAGAAGCTGGCGCGCGAGGTCATCGAGCTGATGCCCGAGCTGCCCGCGGCCGCCACCGAGCTGGTGGAGTCCATCACCCACCCGGGCCACCTGGCCGACCTCATCGCCGCCAACGTGGATGTGCCCATCGAGGAGAAGCAGGCCGTCCTGGAGACGGTGGACCTCAAGGCGCGCATGAACCTCGTGCTCGAGCTGCTCAACCGCAAGCGCGAGATCCTCAAGCTCAGCAACAAGATCGACTCCGCCGTGAAGGGCGAGATGTCGAAGACCCAGCGCGAGTACTACCTGCGCCAGCAGCTCAAGGCGATCAAGGAAGAGCTCGGCGAGATGGGCGAGGAGGAGGAGGAGCTCGACGAGCTCCAGGAGCGCCTGAAGAAGGCGGGCCTGCCTCCGGACGTGGAGAAGGTGGCCAACAAGGAACTCAACCGCCTGAAGACGATTCCGGCGGCCTCCAGCGAGTACACCGTCGCGCGCACCTACCTGGATTGGATCGCCGACCTGCCCTGGGCGAAGATGAGCGAGGACAACCTCGACATCGAGAACGCGCGCCAGACGCTGGACAAGGACCACTTCGGCATCAAGAAGGTCAAGAAGCGCATCCTCGAGTACCTGGCCGTGCGCAAGCTGAAGAACGACATGCGCGGCCCCATCCTGTGCCTCGTGGGTCCCCCGGGCGTCGGCAAGACGTCGCTCGGCCAGAGCATCGCCAAGGCGGTGGGCCGCAAGTTCGTGCGCCTGTCGCTCGGCGGCGTGCGTGACGAGGCGGAGATCCGTGGCCACCGGCGCACCTACGTCGGCGCGCTGCCGGGCCGCTTCATCCAGAGCATGAAGAAGGCCGGGATGAAGAACCCGGTGATGATGCTGGACGAAATCGACAAGCTCGGCGCGGACTTCCGCGGCGACCCGAGCGCGGCGCTGCTCGAGGTGCTCGACCCCGAGCAGAACAGCACGTTCAGCGACCACTACCTGGACGTGGCGTTCGACCTGTCCAAGGTGATGTTCATCGCCACGGCGAACCAGCTCGATCCCATCCCCGGGCCGCTCCGCGACCGCATGGAGATCATCGAGCTGACGGGCTACACCTTCGAGGAGAAGCAGAGCATCGCGCGCATCCACCTGGTGCCCAAGCAGCTCAAGGAGCACGGTCTGACGCCGGACCACATCACCATCACCGACGAGGCGCTGCTGATCCTCACCACGGCGTACACCCGTGAGGCCGGTGTGCGTAACCTCGAGCGCCGCATCGCCGACATCTGCCGCGCGGTGGCCGTGGAGGTCGCGGGCGGCAAGACGGAGAAGCAGAACGTGGATGGCAACCGGGTGAAGGAGATCCTGGGGCCAGAGATGTTCTACTCGGAAGTGGCCGAGCGCACCGAGGTGCCGGGCGTGTCCACGGGTCTGGCCTGGACGGCGGCCGGTGGAGATCTGCTCTTCATCGAGGCGACGAAGATGGCGGGCAAGGGCGGCATGACGCTCACCGGCCAGCTCGGCGACGTGATGAAGGAGAGCGCCACGGCGGCGCTGAGCTACCTGCGCAGCAAGGCGGAGTCGCTCGGCATCAACCCGAACTTCCTCGAGAAGACGGACCTGCACCTGCACTTCCCGGCGGGCTCCATCCCCAAGGATGGTCCTTCCGCGGGCGTCACCATCCTCACCGCGCTCACCAGCCTGCTCACGGGCATCCGGGTGCGCGGCGACACGGCGATGACGGGCGAGGCCACGCTGCGTGGCCTGGTGCTGCCGGTGGGCGGCATCAAGGAGAAGGTGCTCGCGGCGCACCGCGCGGGCATCAAGCGCGTCATCCTCCCGGAGCGCTGCCGCAAGGACCTGCAGGACGTGCCGGAGCAGGCCCGCAACGAGATCGAGTTCATCTTCGCCACGCGGATGGACGAGGTGCTCGAGGCGGCCCTGGAGAAGTCTCCCTTCAAGGAGGGCGCCGACAAGAGCCTGCCTCCGCAGCCCGAGGCGACTCCTGAAGTCCGCGCCTGA
- a CDS encoding vWA domain-containing protein, whose protein sequence is MRHSIPLSALLALTLWSGGCSTPVDAPGSTLPGTCQANAPILSAQKTDLLFVIDNSASMAEEQAAIATELPAFLEELRRDNGLEQDFRVGVITTSVYLNADINGHVQFSLYNDQAGRLQPVPDAQGRPTAERYLEGTDPELLEKFRRLVKQGTQGSGQETPFEAVRLALTPPLSTAVVGAGGNGGFLRDGARLVVVVVSDEEDCSSTQRPAPVALTTDTSRDLCSEQADQLTPVREYYQLFRGLVDGTGATREVLWATIGPVGLTDKRAELVTDTTSQGTFVRNADCPTSYGPGYRQREMASLFDSGLRNLDSVCRANFRDTLVSIASVARTSQSIEVMNLPDPRLAQVRVTREDGSIQTCSVVGGDVSYVPSAQGRAARLYFQSSCPRQLTDQKIEVKLLCAN, encoded by the coding sequence ATGCGTCATTCCATCCCCCTGAGCGCACTGCTGGCCCTCACCCTGTGGAGCGGGGGCTGCTCCACTCCGGTGGACGCGCCCGGCTCCACCCTGCCTGGCACCTGCCAGGCCAACGCCCCGATCCTGTCGGCGCAGAAGACGGATCTGCTCTTCGTCATCGACAACTCCGCCTCGATGGCCGAGGAGCAGGCGGCGATCGCCACCGAGCTGCCCGCCTTCCTGGAAGAGCTCCGGCGGGACAACGGGTTGGAACAGGACTTCCGCGTGGGGGTCATCACCACGTCGGTCTACCTGAACGCGGACATCAATGGCCACGTCCAGTTTTCCCTCTATAACGATCAGGCCGGACGGCTGCAGCCGGTGCCGGATGCGCAGGGCCGGCCCACCGCCGAGCGCTACCTCGAGGGGACGGATCCGGAGCTGCTCGAGAAGTTCCGCCGCCTGGTCAAGCAGGGCACCCAGGGCAGCGGCCAGGAGACGCCCTTCGAGGCCGTCCGCCTGGCGCTCACCCCTCCGCTGTCCACGGCCGTCGTGGGGGCGGGCGGCAACGGGGGCTTCCTGCGCGATGGCGCCCGGCTGGTCGTGGTGGTGGTCTCGGACGAGGAAGATTGCAGCTCCACGCAGCGGCCCGCTCCGGTGGCGCTGACGACGGACACCTCGCGGGACCTGTGCAGCGAGCAGGCCGACCAGCTCACGCCCGTCCGGGAGTACTACCAGCTCTTCCGGGGGCTGGTGGATGGCACGGGAGCGACGCGCGAGGTCCTGTGGGCGACGATCGGCCCCGTGGGGCTGACGGACAAGCGGGCCGAGCTGGTGACGGACACGACCTCCCAGGGCACGTTCGTGCGCAACGCCGACTGCCCGACTTCCTACGGGCCCGGCTACCGCCAGCGGGAGATGGCGTCCCTGTTCGACTCGGGACTGCGCAACCTGGACTCCGTCTGCCGGGCGAACTTCCGTGACACGTTGGTGTCCATCGCCTCCGTGGCCCGCACGTCTCAGAGCATCGAGGTGATGAATCTGCCCGATCCCCGGCTCGCCCAGGTGCGCGTGACGCGCGAGGACGGCTCGATCCAGACGTGCAGTGTGGTCGGGGGAGACGTGTCGTATGTGCCGTCCGCGCAAGGCCGCGCCGCGCGCCTGTACTTCCAGTCCTCGTGCCCGCGCCAGCTGACGGATCAGAAGATCGAGGTCAAACTGCTGTGCGCCAACTGA
- a CDS encoding N-acetylmuramoyl-L-alanine amidase family protein, translated as MLKPFLGLLLIATSLSAHGAESPPAPSSPTPALPGVPPTAPWPSASAPLTVAKVEFPRGFGRPRIYLDAGHGAPGNEGNSSVTCEAEETYTLRVARELARRLEATGHFQVKLSRREPGQQPAYPQRLQEAEQWRAALFLSLHSDARGEASEWLAAPERWCARNDAAPGYSVLYADDSGTPLVSRRLALARALARRMGEAGFLPYGGEDYVGLYATDPEQPGTFVSRHVPGRRIFVLRKPSMPSVIIETHHAWDFEEEARWREERTLEAFAAAVAQGLVDALTPK; from the coding sequence ATGCTGAAACCCTTCCTGGGGCTCCTGCTGATCGCCACGAGCCTGTCCGCCCACGGCGCGGAGTCCCCTCCCGCCCCGTCCTCCCCCACCCCGGCCCTCCCGGGAGTTCCCCCCACCGCCCCGTGGCCCTCGGCGAGCGCGCCGCTCACGGTGGCCAAGGTGGAGTTCCCCCGGGGCTTCGGGCGCCCGCGCATCTACCTGGACGCGGGACATGGCGCGCCCGGCAACGAGGGCAATTCGTCCGTCACCTGCGAGGCGGAGGAGACCTATACGCTGCGGGTGGCGCGCGAGCTGGCGCGGCGGCTGGAGGCGACGGGCCATTTCCAGGTGAAGCTGAGCCGCCGCGAGCCGGGCCAACAGCCCGCCTATCCGCAGCGCCTCCAGGAGGCGGAGCAGTGGCGGGCGGCCCTCTTCCTGAGCCTGCACTCGGACGCGCGGGGCGAGGCGAGCGAGTGGCTGGCGGCGCCGGAGCGCTGGTGCGCGCGCAACGACGCGGCCCCTGGCTACAGCGTGCTCTACGCGGATGACAGCGGCACGCCGCTGGTGTCACGGAGGCTGGCGCTGGCACGGGCGCTGGCGAGGCGCATGGGAGAGGCGGGCTTCCTGCCCTACGGAGGCGAGGACTACGTGGGCCTGTACGCCACGGATCCCGAGCAACCGGGGACCTTCGTGAGCCGGCATGTGCCAGGGCGGCGCATCTTCGTGCTGCGCAAGCCGAGCATGCCCTCGGTCATCATCGAGACCCACCATGCCTGGGACTTCGAGGAGGAGGCGCGCTGGCGCGAGGAGCGCACGCTGGAGGCCTTCGCGGCGGCGGTGGCCCAGGGCTTGGTGGACGCGCTGACCCCGAAGTGA